Proteins co-encoded in one Dasypus novemcinctus isolate mDasNov1 chromosome 6, mDasNov1.1.hap2, whole genome shotgun sequence genomic window:
- the LZTS2 gene encoding leucine zipper putative tumor suppressor 2: MAIVQPLPLPLEPAPEAAAAPQAPAMGSVSSLISGRPCPGGPAPPRHHGPSGPTFFRQQDGLLRGGYGAQEPLCPALPPRKAVPGTTFTYINEDFRTESPPSPSSDVEDAREQQARHAHLRGPPPKLIPVSGKLEKNMEKILIRPTAFKPVLPKTRGAPSLPSFLGPRATGLSGSQGSLTQLFGGPASSSSSSSSSSAADKPLALSGWASGCPSGTLSDSGRNSLSSLPTYSTGGAEPATSSPGGHLPSHGPGRGALPGPVRGAPTGPSHSDSGRSSSSKSTGSLGGRLAGGLLGSGPRASPDSSSCGERSPPPPPPPPPSDEALLHCVLEGKLRDREAELQQLRDSLDESKATMCQVYEERQRHWQREREDSAAQAQQAAQRAQRAQQLLQLQVFQLQQEKRQLQDDFAQLLQEREQLERRCATFEREQRELGPRLEETKWEVCQKSGEISLLKQQLKESQAELVQKGSELVALRVALREARAALRVSEGRARGLQEAARARELELEACSQELRRHRQEAERLREKAGQLDAEASGLREPPVPAAATDPFLLAESDEAKAQRAAAGVGGSLRAQVERLRAELQRERRRGEEQRDSFEGERLAWQAEKEQVIRYQKQLQHNYIQMYRRNRQLEQELQQLSLELEARELADLGLAEPAPCICLEEITATEI, from the exons ATGGCCATTGTGCAGCCTCTGCCGCTGCCCCTGGAGCCTGCTCCTGAGGCCGCCGCTGCCCCACAAGCTCCAGCCATGGGCAGTGTGAGCAGTCTCATCTCAGGCCGGCCCTGCCCTGGGGGGCCGGCTCCTCCGCGCCACCACGGCCCCTCGGGGCCCACCTTCTTCCGACAGCAGGATGGGCTGCTGCGGGGTGGCTATGGGGCACAGGAGCCGCTGTGCCCAGCTTTACCCCCTAGGAAGGCTGTCCCTGGCACAACCTTCACCTACATCAATGAGGACTTCCGGACAGAGTCACCTCCCAGCCCAAGCAGTGATGTCGAGGATGCCCGAGAGCAGCAGGCTCGCCACGCCCACCTCCGGGGCCCACCACCCAAGCTCATCCCCGTCTCCGGGAAGCTGGAGAAG AACATGGAGAAAATCCTGATCCGCCCAACAGCCTTCAAGCCAGTGCTGCCCAAAACTCGAGGGGCACCATCCCTACCTAGCTTCCTGGGTCCTCGGGCCACCGGGCTATCTGGGAGCCAGGGCAGCCTGACACAGCTGTTTGGCggtcctgcctcctcctcctcctcttcctcttcctcctcggCTGCCGACAAGCCCCTGGCACTGAGCGGCTGGGCCAGCGGCTGCCCATCGGGGACACTGTCCGACTCCGGCCGGAACTCGCTGTCCAGCCTGCCCACCTACAGCACCGGGGGTGCCGAGCCAGCCACCAGCTCCCCTGGCGGGCACCTGCCCTCCCATGGCCCTGGGCGGGGGGCACTGCCTGGGCCAGTCCGAGGGGCCCCTACTGGACCCTCTCACTCGGACAGTGGCCGATCCTCCTCCAGCAAGAGCACGGGCTCCCTGGGGGGCCGCCTGGCTGGGGGGCTCTTGGGCAGCGGTCCCCGGGCCTCTCCTGACAGCAGCTCCTGTGGGGagcgctcccccccacccccgccccccccacccccctccgaCGAGGCCCTGCTGCACTGTGTCCTGGAAGGGAAGCTCCGCGATCGTGAGGCAGAGCTGCAGCAGCTGCGGGACAGTCTGGATGAGAGCAAGGCGACCATGTGCCAG GTGTACGAGGAGCGGCAGCGCCACTGGCAGCGAGAGCGCGAGGACTCTGCGGCCCAGGCGCAGCAGGCAGCTCAGCGGGCGCAGCGGGCCCAGCAGCTGTTGCAGCTGCAAGTGTTCCAGCTGCAGCAAGAGAAGCGGCAGTTGCAGGACGACTTTGCACAGTTGCTACAGGAACGTGAGCAGCTTGAGCGGCGCTGTGCCACCTTTGAGCGGGAGCAGCGGGAGCTCGGGCCGCGGCTGGAGGAAACCAAATGGGAG gtGTGCCAGAAGTCAGGCGAAATCTCCCTGTTGAAGCAGCAGCTGAAGGAGTCTCAGGCAGAGCTGGTACAGAAAGGCAGCGAGCTGGTGGCCCTACGGGTGGCGCTGCGGGAAGCCCGGGCCGCCCTGCGGGTCAGTGAGGGCCGGGCACGGGGCCTGCAAGAGGCAGCGCGGGCCCGGGAGCTGGAGCTGGAGGCCTGCTCCCAGGAGCTGCGGCGGCACCGCCAGGAGGCTGAGCGGCTGCGGGAGAAAGCTGGGCAGTTGGATGCCGAGGCTTCCGGACTCCGGGAGCCCCCTGTGCCGGCAGCAGCCACCGACCCGTTCCTCCTGGCCGAGAGCGATGAGGCCAAGGCGCAGCGGGcggcagctggggtggggggcagcctgAGGGCCCAGGTGGAGCGGCTGCGGGCAGAGCTGCAGCGGGAGCGGCGGCGGGGTGAGGAGCAACGGGACAGCTTCGAGGGCGAGCGACTGGCCTGGCAGGCAGAGAAGGAGCAGGTGATCCGCTACCAGAAGCAGCTGCAGCACAACTACATCCAGATGTACCGGCGCAACCGGCAACTGGAGCAGGAGCTGCAGCAGCTCAGCCTGGAGCTGGAGGCCCGTGAGCTGGCCGACCTGGGCCTGGCCGAGCCGGCGCCCTGCATCTGCCTGGAGGAGATCACTGCCACTGAAATCTAG
- the PDZD7 gene encoding PDZ domain-containing protein 7 isoform X1: MARGFAVGFDPLGLGDLSSSSLSSLSSRGHLGSDSGSATRYLLRKQRRLLNGPPRGIRASSPMGRVILINSPIEANSDESDIIHAVRVEKSPAGRLGFSVRGGSEHGLGIFVSKVEEGSSAERAGLCVGDKITEVNGLSLESTTMGSAVKVLTGSSRLHMMVRRMGRVPAIKFSKEKTTWVDVVNRRLVVEKCSSTPSASSSEDGVRRIVHLYTTSDDFCLGFNIRGGKEFGLGIYVSKVDRGGLAEENGIKVGDQVLAANGVRFDDISHSQAVEVLKGQTHIMLTIKETGRYPAYKEMVSEYCWLDRLSNGVLQQLSAASESSSSVSSYASSAPHSSAEGSGSLPSDCMDVCLGPEEPGGCGPGWGRADTAMQTEPELGGRVETWCSVRPTVILRDTAIRSDGPLPARRLASALSESPKTALLLALSRPRPPITRSQSHLTLWEEKKQRKKKSGSPGEKGALQRSKTLMNLFFKGGRQGRLAGDGHREAWTLDSGSLAKPRPRLDMERAGGVGPVQKFVTWRLRRDRERGRTVLSARSGSPSSQLPNMDERVQAWENRRPLIQDLAQRLLTEDEVLAVTRHCSRYVHEGGVEDLVRPLLAILDRPEKLLLLRDIRSVVAPTDLGRFDSMVMPVELAAFEALKGRAVRPPALRPARQDTPPKRHLITPVPDSRGGFYLLPVNGFPEEEDDGELRERLGALKVSRGASAPRHPHGGIPPLQDVPVDAFAPCQGTCTPPSQPPPVTPRPPRPNWLLTEPLTHEDPQRSQSQSPGRGTAQSRSRSRSRSRGKSPGRRCSPSPAPVPSPSMANGRYHRPRKARPPLPRALDGQAAKAGAGQGPSEDGAGPTPAEEVVTEAPSGELRTVTLSKTKQSLGISISGGIESKVQPVVKVEKIFPGGAAFLSGALQAGFELVAVDGESLEQVTHQRAVDTIRRAYRNKAREPMELVVRVPGPSALPSSPTSAALTDQHLPAECSGAH, from the exons ATGGCGCGCGGCTTCGCAGTGGGCTTTGACCCCCTGGGCCTAGGAGATCTGAGCTCCAGCTCGCTGAGCTCCCTCTCCTCCCGGGGCCACCTGGGCAGCGACTCAGGCTCCGCAACGCGATACCTGCTGAGGAAGCAGCGGCGGCTGCTGAATGGGCCTCCCCGCGGAATCCGAGCCTCATCACCCATGGGCCGCGTCATCCTCATCAACTCCCCCATCgaag CCAACAGTGATGAGAGCGACATCATCCATGCCGTCCGGGTGGAGAAGAGTCCAGCAGGGAGGCTGGGCTTCAGCGTGCGGGGCGGCTCTGAGCACGGCCTGGGCATCTTTGTCAGCAAAGTGGAGGAGGGCAGCAGTGCAG AGCGGGCTGGCCTGTGCGTGGGGGACAAGATCACGGAGGTGAATGGGCTGAGCCTGGAGAGCACCACGATGGGCAGTGCCGTGAAGGTGCTGACGGGAAGCAGCCGCCTGCACATGATGGTGCGGCGCATGGGCCGCGTGCCGGCCATCAAATTCTCCAAGGAGAAGACCACATG GGTGGACGTGGTGAATCGGCGGCTGGTGGTGGAGAAGTGCAGCTCGACGCCATCCGCCAGCAGCTCGGAGGATGGCGTGCGGCGCATTGTCCACCTGTACACAACCTCTGACGACTTCTGCCTGGGCTTCAACATCCGCGGGGGCAAGGAGTTTGGCCTGGGCATCTACGTGTCCaa AGTGGACCGCGGTGGGCTGGCCGAGGAGAATGGCATCAAGGTGGGAGACCAGGTCCTGGCCGCCAACGGTGTCAGGTTCGACGACATCAGCCACAGCCAGGCCGTGGAGGTGCTGAAGGGCCAAACACACATCATGCTCACCATCAAG GAGACTGGCCGGTACCCTGCCTACAAGGAGATGGTTTCTGAGTACTGTTGGCTGGACCGAT TGAGCAATGGGGTGCTGCAGCAGCTGTCCGCGGCCTCCGAAAGCAGCTCCAGCGTGTCTTCGTACGCCTCCAGCGCCCCCCACAGCTCGGCCGAAGGCTCGGGCTCTCTGCCCTCGGACTGCATGGACGTCTGCCTGGGGCCCGAGGAGCCGGGCGGCTGTGGCCCGGGCTGGGGGCGGGCGGACACCGCCATGCAGACGGAGCCTGAGCTGGGGGGCCGTGTGGAGACCTGGTGCAGCGTGCGGCCCACGGTCATCCTCAGGGACACGGCCATCCGCTCTGACGGTCCCTTGCCTGCTCGCCGCCTTGCCTCTGCGCTTTCGGAGTCTCCCAAGACGGCTCTGCTGCTGGCGCTCAGCCGACCCCGGCCGCCCATCACCCGCTCCCAGAGCCACCTGACCCTGTGGG AGGAGAAGAAGCAGCGGAAGAAGAAGTCGGGGTCCCCCGGGGAGAAGGGTGCCCTGCAGCGCTCCAAGACGCTGATGAACCTCTTCTTCAAGGGAGGGCGGCAGGGGCGGCTGGCAGGGGATGGGCACAGAGAGGCCTGGACGCTGGACAGCGGGAGCTTGGCCAAGCCCCGCCCGCGCCTGGACATGGAGAGAG CAGGGGGAGTGGGACCTGTGCAGAAGTTTGTCACCTGGAGACTGAGACGCG ACCGGGAGAGGGGCCGGACTGTGCTCTCTGCAAGGTCcgggagcccctccagccagctGCCCAATATGGATGAGCGGGTGCAGGCCTGGGAGAACCGAAGGCCCCTTATTCAGGACCTGGCCCAGCGACTGCTGACAGAGGACGAGGTGCTGGCAGTCACCCGCCACTGCTCCCGG taTGTGCATGAGGGCGGTGTGGAGGACCTAGTGCGGCCCCTTTTGGCCATTCTGGACAGGCCAGAGAAGCTGCTGCTGCTGAGAGACATCAG GAGTGTGGTGGCCCCTACAGACCTGGGCCGCTTTGACAGCATGGTGATGCCCGTGGAGCTGGCGGCTTTCGAGGCCCTCAAGGGCAGGGCAG TGCGGCCTCCCGCTCTGCGGCCAGCCCGGCAGGACACGCCGCCCAAGCGTCACCTCATCACACCTGTGCCTG ACAGCCGCGGGGGCTTCTACCTGCTGCCCGTGAATGGCTTCCCCGAGGAGGAAGATGATGGGGAGCTGAGGGAGCGCCTGGGGGCCCTCAAGGTCTCCCGGGGCGCCTCTGCACCCCGCCACCCCCACGGAGGGATCCCCCCTCTCCAAGACGTGCCAGTAGATGCCTTCGCCCCCTGCCAAGGCACCTGCACACCCCCTTCCCAGCCACCCCCTGTCACTCCCCGGCCCCCCCGGCCTAACTGGCTGCTGACAGAACCCCTGACCCACGAGGACCCTCAGCGGAGCCAGAGCCAGAGCCCGGGCCGGGGCACTGCACAGAGTCGCAGCCGCAGCCGCAGCCGCAGCCGCGGGAAGTCCCCCGGCCGCAGGTGCTCTCCATCGCCGGCgcctgtccccagccccagcaTGGCCAACGGGCGCTACCACAGGCCTCGGAAGGCCAGGCCCCCTTTGCCACGAGCTCTGGATGGACAGGCAGCCAAGGCGGGAGCTGGTCAAGGGCCCTCTGAGGATGGAGCTGGCCCGACCCCAGCCGAGGAGGTGGTCACGGAGGCCCCCAGTGGGGAGCTGAGAACAGTCACACTGTCTAAGACGAAGCAGTCCTTGG GCATCAGCATCTCTGGGGGCATTGAGTCCAAAGTGCAGCCCGTGGTGAAGGTAGAAAAGATCTTCCCTGGGGGTGCCGCCTTCCTCAGCGGGGCCCTGCAG GCTGGCTTCGAGCTTGTGGCAGTAGATGGAGAGAGCCTGGAGCAGGTGACCCACCAGCGAGCAGTGGACACCATCCGCCGGGCTTATCGCAACAAGGCTCGGGAGCCCATGGAGCTGGTGGTCAGGGTCCCGGGGCCCAGCGCCCTGCCCTCATCCCCCACCTCAGCagccctcacagaccagcacctgCCTGCTGAGTGTTCCGGGGCCCACTGA
- the PDZD7 gene encoding PDZ domain-containing protein 7 isoform X2, with protein sequence MGSAVKVLTGSSRLHMMVRRMGRVPAIKFSKEKTTWVDVVNRRLVVEKCSSTPSASSSEDGVRRIVHLYTTSDDFCLGFNIRGGKEFGLGIYVSKVDRGGLAEENGIKVGDQVLAANGVRFDDISHSQAVEVLKGQTHIMLTIKETGRYPAYKEMVSEYCWLDRLSNGVLQQLSAASESSSSVSSYASSAPHSSAEGSGSLPSDCMDVCLGPEEPGGCGPGWGRADTAMQTEPELGGRVETWCSVRPTVILRDTAIRSDGPLPARRLASALSESPKTALLLALSRPRPPITRSQSHLTLWEEKKQRKKKSGSPGEKGALQRSKTLMNLFFKGGRQGRLAGDGHREAWTLDSGSLAKPRPRLDMERAGGVGPVQKFVTWRLRRDRERGRTVLSARSGSPSSQLPNMDERVQAWENRRPLIQDLAQRLLTEDEVLAVTRHCSRYVHEGGVEDLVRPLLAILDRPEKLLLLRDIRSVVAPTDLGRFDSMVMPVELAAFEALKGRAVRPPALRPARQDTPPKRHLITPVPDSRGGFYLLPVNGFPEEEDDGELRERLGALKVSRGASAPRHPHGGIPPLQDVPVDAFAPCQGTCTPPSQPPPVTPRPPRPNWLLTEPLTHEDPQRSQSQSPGRGTAQSRSRSRSRSRGKSPGRRCSPSPAPVPSPSMANGRYHRPRKARPPLPRALDGQAAKAGAGQGPSEDGAGPTPAEEVVTEAPSGELRTVTLSKTKQSLGISISGGIESKVQPVVKVEKIFPGGAAFLSGALQAGFELVAVDGESLEQVTHQRAVDTIRRAYRNKAREPMELVVRVPGPSALPSSPTSAALTDQHLPAECSGAH encoded by the exons ATGGGCAGTGCCGTGAAGGTGCTGACGGGAAGCAGCCGCCTGCACATGATGGTGCGGCGCATGGGCCGCGTGCCGGCCATCAAATTCTCCAAGGAGAAGACCACATG GGTGGACGTGGTGAATCGGCGGCTGGTGGTGGAGAAGTGCAGCTCGACGCCATCCGCCAGCAGCTCGGAGGATGGCGTGCGGCGCATTGTCCACCTGTACACAACCTCTGACGACTTCTGCCTGGGCTTCAACATCCGCGGGGGCAAGGAGTTTGGCCTGGGCATCTACGTGTCCaa AGTGGACCGCGGTGGGCTGGCCGAGGAGAATGGCATCAAGGTGGGAGACCAGGTCCTGGCCGCCAACGGTGTCAGGTTCGACGACATCAGCCACAGCCAGGCCGTGGAGGTGCTGAAGGGCCAAACACACATCATGCTCACCATCAAG GAGACTGGCCGGTACCCTGCCTACAAGGAGATGGTTTCTGAGTACTGTTGGCTGGACCGAT TGAGCAATGGGGTGCTGCAGCAGCTGTCCGCGGCCTCCGAAAGCAGCTCCAGCGTGTCTTCGTACGCCTCCAGCGCCCCCCACAGCTCGGCCGAAGGCTCGGGCTCTCTGCCCTCGGACTGCATGGACGTCTGCCTGGGGCCCGAGGAGCCGGGCGGCTGTGGCCCGGGCTGGGGGCGGGCGGACACCGCCATGCAGACGGAGCCTGAGCTGGGGGGCCGTGTGGAGACCTGGTGCAGCGTGCGGCCCACGGTCATCCTCAGGGACACGGCCATCCGCTCTGACGGTCCCTTGCCTGCTCGCCGCCTTGCCTCTGCGCTTTCGGAGTCTCCCAAGACGGCTCTGCTGCTGGCGCTCAGCCGACCCCGGCCGCCCATCACCCGCTCCCAGAGCCACCTGACCCTGTGGG AGGAGAAGAAGCAGCGGAAGAAGAAGTCGGGGTCCCCCGGGGAGAAGGGTGCCCTGCAGCGCTCCAAGACGCTGATGAACCTCTTCTTCAAGGGAGGGCGGCAGGGGCGGCTGGCAGGGGATGGGCACAGAGAGGCCTGGACGCTGGACAGCGGGAGCTTGGCCAAGCCCCGCCCGCGCCTGGACATGGAGAGAG CAGGGGGAGTGGGACCTGTGCAGAAGTTTGTCACCTGGAGACTGAGACGCG ACCGGGAGAGGGGCCGGACTGTGCTCTCTGCAAGGTCcgggagcccctccagccagctGCCCAATATGGATGAGCGGGTGCAGGCCTGGGAGAACCGAAGGCCCCTTATTCAGGACCTGGCCCAGCGACTGCTGACAGAGGACGAGGTGCTGGCAGTCACCCGCCACTGCTCCCGG taTGTGCATGAGGGCGGTGTGGAGGACCTAGTGCGGCCCCTTTTGGCCATTCTGGACAGGCCAGAGAAGCTGCTGCTGCTGAGAGACATCAG GAGTGTGGTGGCCCCTACAGACCTGGGCCGCTTTGACAGCATGGTGATGCCCGTGGAGCTGGCGGCTTTCGAGGCCCTCAAGGGCAGGGCAG TGCGGCCTCCCGCTCTGCGGCCAGCCCGGCAGGACACGCCGCCCAAGCGTCACCTCATCACACCTGTGCCTG ACAGCCGCGGGGGCTTCTACCTGCTGCCCGTGAATGGCTTCCCCGAGGAGGAAGATGATGGGGAGCTGAGGGAGCGCCTGGGGGCCCTCAAGGTCTCCCGGGGCGCCTCTGCACCCCGCCACCCCCACGGAGGGATCCCCCCTCTCCAAGACGTGCCAGTAGATGCCTTCGCCCCCTGCCAAGGCACCTGCACACCCCCTTCCCAGCCACCCCCTGTCACTCCCCGGCCCCCCCGGCCTAACTGGCTGCTGACAGAACCCCTGACCCACGAGGACCCTCAGCGGAGCCAGAGCCAGAGCCCGGGCCGGGGCACTGCACAGAGTCGCAGCCGCAGCCGCAGCCGCAGCCGCGGGAAGTCCCCCGGCCGCAGGTGCTCTCCATCGCCGGCgcctgtccccagccccagcaTGGCCAACGGGCGCTACCACAGGCCTCGGAAGGCCAGGCCCCCTTTGCCACGAGCTCTGGATGGACAGGCAGCCAAGGCGGGAGCTGGTCAAGGGCCCTCTGAGGATGGAGCTGGCCCGACCCCAGCCGAGGAGGTGGTCACGGAGGCCCCCAGTGGGGAGCTGAGAACAGTCACACTGTCTAAGACGAAGCAGTCCTTGG GCATCAGCATCTCTGGGGGCATTGAGTCCAAAGTGCAGCCCGTGGTGAAGGTAGAAAAGATCTTCCCTGGGGGTGCCGCCTTCCTCAGCGGGGCCCTGCAG GCTGGCTTCGAGCTTGTGGCAGTAGATGGAGAGAGCCTGGAGCAGGTGACCCACCAGCGAGCAGTGGACACCATCCGCCGGGCTTATCGCAACAAGGCTCGGGAGCCCATGGAGCTGGTGGTCAGGGTCCCGGGGCCCAGCGCCCTGCCCTCATCCCCCACCTCAGCagccctcacagaccagcacctgCCTGCTGAGTGTTCCGGGGCCCACTGA